The following coding sequences are from one Bos indicus x Bos taurus breed Angus x Brahman F1 hybrid chromosome 5, Bos_hybrid_MaternalHap_v2.0, whole genome shotgun sequence window:
- the LOC113893171 gene encoding keratin, type II microfibrillar, component 5 has translation MSCRSYRISPGYSVTRTFSSCSAVAPKTGSRCCITAAPYRGVSCYRGLTGFGSRSVSALGSCGPRIAVGGFRAGSCSRSFGYRSGGVGGLSPPCITTVSVNESLLTPLNLEIDPNAQCVKHEEKEQIKNLNSRFAAFIDKVRFLEQQNKLLETKWQFYQNQRCCESNLEPLFNGYIETLRREAEHVEADGGRLASELNHVQEVLEGYKKKYEEEVALRATAENEFVVLKKDVDCAYLRKSDLEANVEALVEESNFLKRLYDEEIQILNAHISDTSVIVKMDNSRDLNMDCVVAEIKAQYDDIASRSRAEAESWYRNKCEEMKATVIRHGETLRRTKEEINELNRIIQRLTAEIENAKCQRTKLEAAVAEAEQQGEAALNDARCKLAGLEEALQKAKQDMACLLKEYQEVMNSKLGLDIEIATYRRLLEGEEQRLCEGVGSVNVCVSSSRGGVTCGGLTYSTTAGRQIASGPVATGGSITVLAPDSCVPCQPRASSFSCGSSRSVRFA, from the exons ATGTCGTGCCGTTCCTACAGGATCAGTCCAGGATATTCCGTCACCAGGACCTTCAGCTCCTGCTCGGCTGTGGCCCCCAAAACGGGCAGCCGCTGCTGCATCACCGCCGCCCCTTACCGAGGCGTGTCCTGCTACCGGGGACTGACGGGCTTTGGCAGCCGCAGCGTCTCGGCCCTGGGCTCCTGTGGGCCCCGCATAGCGGTGGGCGGCTTCCGTGCTGGCTCCTGCAGCCGCAGCTTCGGGTACCGCTCCGGCGGCGTGGGCGGCCTCAGCCCTCCCTGCATCACCACCGTGTCAGTCAATGAGAGCCTCCTCACGCCCCTCAACTTGGAGATCGACCCCAATGCGCAGTGCGTGAAGCACGAGGAGAAGGAGCAGATCAAGAACCTCAACAGCAGGTTCGCTGCCTTCATCGACAAG GTGCGCTTCCTGGAGCAGCAGAACAAGCTGCTGGAGACCAAGTGGCAGTTCTACCAGAACCAGCGCTGCTGCGAGAGCAACCTGGAGCCCCTGTTCAATGGCTACATCGAGACGCTGAGGCGGGAGGCTGAGCATGTGGAGGCCGACGGCGGGAGGCTGGCCTCAGAGCTCAACCACGTGCAGGAGGTGCTGGAGGGCTACAAGAAGAA gtaTGAAGAGGAGGTGGCTTTGAGGGCCACAGCGGAGAATGAGTTCGTGGTTCTAAAGAAG GATGTGGACTGTGCCTACCTGCGAAAGTCAGACCTGGAGGCCAACGTGGAGGCCCTGGTGGAGGAGTCTAATTTCCTGAAGCGCCTCTATGACGAG GAGATCCAGATCCTCAACGCCCACATCTCAGACACCTCGGTCATTGTGAAGATGGACAACAGCCGAGACCTGAACATGGACTGTGTTGTCGCCGAGATCAAGGCTCAGTACGATGATATTGCCAGTCGCAGCCGGGCTGAGGCTGAGTCCTGGTACCGCAACAAG TGTGAGGAGATGAAGGCCACGGTGATCCGGCATGGGGAGACCCTACGCCGCACCAAGGAGGAGATCAACGAGCTGAACCGCATTATCCAGAGGCTGACAGCTGAGATTGAAAATGCCAAGTGCCAG CGGACCAAGCTGGAGGCCGCAGTGGCTGAGGCTGAGCAGCAGGGTGAGGCGGCCCTTAACGATGCCCGCTGCAAGCtggctgggttggaggaagcccTTCAGAAGGCCAAGCAGGACATGGCCTGCCTGCTCAAGGAGTACCAGGAGGTGATGAACTCCAAGTTGGGCCTGGACATCGAGATCGCCACCTACAGGCGCCTGCTGGAGGGCGAGGAGCAGAG GCTGTGCGAAGGAGTGGGCTCTGTGAATGTCT GTGTCAGCAGCTCACGCGGTGGAGTCACCTGTGGGGGCCTCACGTATAGCACCACCGCAGGCCGCCAGATCGCCTCGGGCCCCGTGGCCACCGGGGGCAGCATCACAGTGCTGGCGCCCGACTCCTGCGTCCCCTGTCAGCCCCGTGCCTCCAGCTTCAGCTGCGGGAGCAGCCGGTCTGTCCGTTTTGCGTAG